A window from Flavobacterium gyeonganense encodes these proteins:
- a CDS encoding O-antigen ligase family protein — translation MKKEHLSYIYLLLIHALIGIFLYVLPIISTVLTVLVFALGFYYISKNRNRNNEALVMSAYVVSIEVLLRMTGGGIFNEFGKYTILIYMFLGMIYSGFSRNSLIYWFFLLLLIPSIILSFISLSFETNIRKAIAFNISGPVCLGISAIYCYKREITFDRLKGVITAFCLPMISVVIYLFLYTPSVKDVVTGTQSNFATSGGFGPNQVSTILGLGVFVFFVQLLLNSKSKLLQLINASFVLIFAFRGIVTFSRGGIITAVVMIFLFVIVLFFQANANIKPKIALIIIFSFLAGMGVWGYSSLQTSGLINKRYANQDALGREKKSQLTGRETLMESELKMFFENPVLGVGVGKNKEIRAKETGIVAASHNEITRMLAEHGSLGLFGLLILFFTPLFLFLNNRQNILALPFLAFWLLTINHAAMRLAAPAFVYALSLLLVQVKIPEKAENSGD, via the coding sequence ATGAAAAAAGAACATTTATCGTACATTTATTTATTACTAATTCATGCCCTTATTGGCATATTTTTATACGTTTTACCTATTATTTCGACAGTATTAACCGTTTTAGTGTTTGCATTGGGATTTTATTATATTTCAAAAAATAGAAACCGAAATAATGAAGCACTCGTTATGTCAGCATATGTGGTAAGTATTGAGGTGCTTTTGAGAATGACAGGGGGAGGAATTTTTAATGAATTCGGAAAATATACGATCTTAATCTATATGTTTTTAGGAATGATCTATTCCGGATTTTCAAGAAATAGTCTGATATATTGGTTCTTTTTGCTATTATTGATTCCGTCCATTATCCTTTCATTTATTTCACTTAGCTTTGAAACGAATATCCGAAAGGCTATTGCTTTTAACATATCAGGTCCGGTTTGCTTAGGGATTTCTGCAATCTATTGTTATAAACGGGAAATAACATTTGATCGTTTAAAGGGAGTAATTACAGCATTTTGTCTACCTATGATTTCTGTAGTGATTTATTTATTTTTATATACTCCAAGTGTTAAGGATGTAGTTACAGGAACACAATCTAATTTTGCAACCTCTGGGGGATTTGGCCCCAATCAGGTTTCTACTATTTTGGGTTTGGGTGTTTTTGTTTTTTTTGTGCAACTACTACTAAATTCCAAAAGTAAATTACTACAATTAATAAATGCGAGCTTTGTTTTAATTTTTGCTTTTCGTGGAATTGTTACTTTCTCCAGAGGAGGAATAATAACGGCAGTGGTGATGATTTTTTTGTTTGTAATAGTATTGTTCTTTCAGGCTAATGCTAATATAAAACCGAAGATAGCATTAATAATAATATTTTCATTTTTAGCTGGAATGGGTGTTTGGGGGTATAGTTCGTTGCAAACCAGTGGTTTGATTAATAAACGTTATGCTAATCAGGATGCTTTGGGAAGGGAAAAGAAAAGTCAACTGACTGGCAGGGAAACGCTTATGGAATCTGAACTGAAAATGTTTTTCGAAAATCCTGTTTTAGGAGTTGGAGTTGGAAAAAATAAAGAAATTAGGGCAAAAGAAACCGGAATTGTTGCAGCATCACATAATGAAATTACGAGAATGCTGGCAGAGCATGGTTCACTTGGTTTGTTTGGTTTACTAATTTTATTTTTCACACCTCTGTTTTTATTTTTAAATAACCGTCAAAATATATTAGCATTACCTTTTTTGGCTTTTTGGCTTTTAACCATTAATCATGCTGCTATGCGTCTTGCCGCTCCGGCCTTTGTATATGCATTATCACTTCTTTTAGTTCAGGTTAAAATTCCTGAAAAAGCAGAAAATTCGGGCGATTAA
- a CDS encoding glycosyltransferase family 2 protein produces the protein MTFSLIICTYMRSKPLLSLLESVEKQSMYPDEILIIDGSSDTKTELMLKKRRFRNLYYFAVPPEHRGLTKQRNYGIERVTDNAEIVCFLDDDTILETGYFEELIKTFKSDSNISGVGGVAINENKWKPIEQGKKYNPKKYYFFDGFVYKEGQRNMVRNYLGLQSNLGPGKMPNYSHGRTCGFPLNNKIHEVDLLIGMSMAFRKNVVDQIQFSSYFEGYGLYEDADFSIRALQFGKNVINSNVQLKHFHNPSGRPKHFKYGKMVVRNGWYVWRVKNPNPTFMDSYKWHSIIILLMLIRFTNTIKGIDRKAALSEALGRMIGWWSLLFNKPKLN, from the coding sequence ATGACATTTTCATTAATTATATGCACCTATATGCGTTCAAAACCACTGCTTTCTTTATTGGAGTCGGTTGAAAAACAGAGCATGTATCCTGATGAAATTTTAATTATTGATGGATCATCAGATACTAAAACAGAATTAATGCTAAAAAAGAGGAGGTTCAGGAATTTATACTATTTTGCTGTTCCTCCGGAACACAGAGGTTTAACAAAACAAAGAAATTATGGCATTGAACGAGTGACTGATAATGCAGAAATAGTTTGTTTTTTAGATGATGACACCATTTTGGAGACAGGCTATTTTGAAGAATTAATCAAAACGTTTAAATCGGACTCAAATATATCCGGGGTAGGAGGAGTGGCTATCAATGAAAACAAATGGAAACCAATAGAACAAGGCAAAAAGTATAACCCAAAAAAGTATTATTTTTTTGATGGTTTTGTTTATAAAGAGGGACAACGTAATATGGTACGTAATTATTTAGGATTACAATCTAATCTTGGACCTGGTAAAATGCCAAATTATTCACATGGGCGTACTTGCGGTTTTCCTTTAAATAACAAAATCCATGAAGTAGATTTGTTAATTGGGATGTCAATGGCTTTTAGAAAAAATGTAGTGGATCAAATTCAGTTTTCATCTTACTTTGAAGGTTATGGCTTGTATGAGGATGCTGATTTTAGTATTAGAGCATTGCAATTCGGGAAAAATGTAATCAATTCAAATGTGCAGTTAAAACATTTCCACAATCCTTCCGGACGTCCTAAGCATTTTAAGTATGGAAAAATGGTAGTAAGAAACGGTTGGTATGTTTGGCGGGTAAAGAATCCAAATCCAACATTTATGGATAGTTATAAATGGCACTCCATAATTATTTTGCTTATGTTGATTAGATTTACAAATACTATTAAAGGTATCGATAGGAAAGCAGCTTTATCAGAAGCATTAGGAAGGATGATTGGATGGTGGAGTTTACTTTTTAATAAACCCAAATTAAATTAA
- a CDS encoding glycosyltransferase family 2 protein: MIDKKTIDVIIPTIGRKKYLYDVLKDLAKQTHLPKNVIIVEQNPIEESVSELDYVSKEEWPFLIKHIFTHQAGACNARNLALSQVTSEWVFLNDDDNRFDSNLLNDIFCKIEQYGVFAATTSYIQKNEKLVFKTIHQSGIFGSGNSFVKSSCLKNVSFSMALEFGYGEDSDFGLQLRHEGFDIIYFPEPAIIHLKAPFGGFRIKPKFEWDNEIYQPKPSPTIMYVKQKYMTQKQIKGYKFILFFKIMKKQSFFKWNSIYKFLNEKWNVSLKWSEKLENF, from the coding sequence GTGATAGATAAAAAGACAATTGACGTAATTATTCCTACCATTGGAAGAAAAAAATACTTGTATGATGTTTTAAAAGATTTAGCAAAACAAACGCATTTGCCAAAAAATGTTATCATTGTAGAGCAGAATCCGATTGAAGAAAGTGTTAGTGAGTTAGATTATGTATCGAAAGAAGAATGGCCTTTTTTAATTAAACATATATTTACACATCAGGCAGGAGCCTGTAATGCACGGAATTTAGCGTTAAGTCAGGTTACAAGCGAATGGGTTTTCTTAAATGATGACGATAATAGATTTGATTCAAATTTATTAAATGATATTTTTTGTAAAATTGAACAATACGGAGTATTTGCAGCAACAACTTCATACATTCAAAAAAACGAAAAACTTGTTTTTAAAACAATTCATCAATCAGGTATATTTGGCTCAGGAAATAGTTTTGTCAAATCAAGCTGTTTGAAAAATGTTTCATTTTCAATGGCTTTGGAATTTGGTTATGGAGAAGATTCGGATTTTGGTTTACAGTTGCGTCATGAAGGTTTTGATATTATTTATTTTCCCGAACCCGCTATTATACACTTAAAAGCACCTTTTGGAGGATTTAGGATTAAACCAAAATTTGAATGGGATAACGAAATATATCAACCAAAACCGTCTCCAACAATTATGTATGTTAAACAAAAGTACATGACCCAAAAACAAATCAAAGGCTATAAATTCATACTCTTTTTTAAAATTATGAAAAAACAGTCTTTTTTTAAGTGGAACTCCATTTACAAATTCTTAAATGAAAAATGGAATGTAAGCCTAAAATGGAGTGAAAAATTAGAAAATTTCTAA
- a CDS encoding glycosyltransferase, producing MKFTIITHVNHIEKEGQYFGYAPYVREMNVWLKYIDELIIVAPVIQVSNTEIDSAYNHSNIKFLKIENINLLGFKSICNAIIKIPKIGWQIFKAMKEADHIHLRCPGNIGLLGCFVQILFPDKPKTAKYAGNWDPKSKQPWSYRLQKWILNNTFLTRNMLVLVYGEWEGSTRNIKPFFTATYSEQEKSPIKTLNLKEKIHFVFVGTLSSGKNPLYVIQLVEVLFRNGHNVILELYGEGSERKIVEDYIRSNGLHEIIVLHGNKNQETVKIAYQNSHFVILPSKSEGWPKAIAEGMFWGCVPISTKVSCVPYMLDNENRGLLLEMELNNDVAKIEKIINNEGDFIIKSKLASQWSQQFTLEVFEDEIKKLTVK from the coding sequence ATGAAATTTACAATTATTACCCATGTCAATCATATAGAAAAAGAGGGCCAATATTTTGGTTATGCCCCCTATGTTCGCGAGATGAATGTCTGGTTGAAGTATATTGATGAATTAATTATTGTAGCCCCTGTTATTCAGGTAAGTAATACGGAAATTGATAGTGCTTACAATCATAGTAACATTAAATTTTTAAAGATCGAAAACATTAATTTACTGGGTTTTAAATCCATTTGCAATGCAATTATAAAAATACCTAAAATAGGCTGGCAAATTTTCAAAGCAATGAAAGAAGCTGATCATATACATTTACGCTGCCCGGGTAATATTGGTTTATTGGGCTGTTTTGTTCAGATTTTATTTCCCGATAAACCCAAAACCGCAAAATATGCAGGTAATTGGGATCCTAAATCAAAACAGCCGTGGAGTTATCGCCTGCAAAAATGGATATTAAATAATACATTTTTAACGCGAAATATGCTGGTTTTGGTTTATGGAGAATGGGAAGGAAGCACAAGGAATATAAAACCATTTTTTACGGCTACCTATTCAGAGCAGGAAAAATCCCCAATTAAGACCTTGAATTTAAAAGAAAAAATACATTTTGTTTTTGTAGGAACATTGTCTTCGGGTAAAAATCCTCTGTATGTAATACAATTAGTTGAGGTATTATTTAGAAACGGACATAATGTGATTTTGGAATTGTACGGAGAGGGATCAGAACGGAAAATAGTAGAGGATTATATTAGATCTAATGGATTACATGAAATTATAGTATTGCATGGAAATAAAAATCAGGAGACTGTAAAAATAGCTTACCAAAACAGTCACTTTGTTATTTTGCCTTCAAAAAGCGAAGGCTGGCCAAAAGCTATTGCTGAAGGAATGTTTTGGGGTTGTGTGCCAATTTCGACAAAAGTTTCTTGTGTCCCTTATATGCTGGATAATGAAAATAGAGGACTTTTGCTTGAAATGGAACTTAATAATGATGTAGCAAAAATTGAAAAGATCATCAATAATGAAGGTGATTTTATAATTAAAAGTAAGCTGGCAAGTCAATGGTCACAGCAATTCACACTTGAGGTTTTCGAAGACGAGATTAAAAAACTTACAGTAAAATGA
- a CDS encoding exostosin domain-containing protein, whose product MKNDFFILPKGEKPSIGFVGNANGSFLKWSKEFALHIKRNLSNLYSGNREDYHSFFPAPRKRYLLLNRMVKEDQIQDNFIPRKKYRAGAVNTNVTKEQTTLEFFENIQNNLYTFCLRGNGNFSVRFYETLIMGRIPVLVDTDVRLPLADEIDWKSHCLIVSEKLIVEDLITFHASKTDFELQEMQRNNRKLILEKLNRIDYFIQLSSKIKPE is encoded by the coding sequence TTGAAAAATGATTTTTTTATACTTCCAAAAGGCGAAAAACCAAGTATTGGCTTTGTTGGAAATGCAAATGGATCTTTTTTAAAATGGAGTAAAGAATTTGCATTACACATTAAAAGGAACCTTAGTAATTTGTACTCTGGAAACAGGGAAGATTATCATTCTTTTTTTCCTGCGCCAAGGAAGAGGTATTTATTATTAAATAGAATGGTAAAAGAAGACCAGATACAGGACAATTTTATTCCGAGAAAAAAATATAGAGCAGGAGCAGTAAATACAAATGTTACCAAAGAACAAACAACACTTGAATTCTTTGAAAATATCCAGAATAATCTATACACATTTTGCCTTCGAGGTAACGGAAATTTTTCAGTTAGGTTCTATGAAACTTTAATAATGGGAAGAATTCCTGTTTTGGTTGATACTGATGTAAGGCTGCCTTTGGCTGATGAAATTGATTGGAAAAGTCACTGCTTAATAGTTTCAGAAAAATTAATAGTTGAAGATTTAATAACTTTTCATGCTTCAAAAACAGATTTTGAACTTCAGGAAATGCAGAGAAATAATAGAAAACTGATACTGGAAAAATTAAACAGAATAGATTATTTTATCCAGTTAAGCAGCAAAATTAAGCCAGAATGA
- a CDS encoding FkbM family methyltransferase has protein sequence MKKIRKAIVKGLAKIGITPYVYYAFKWNDPFLIKNKLFNKVENQIIFDVGAFDGRSIERYKKAFPKSTIFSFEPTPGIYAGLQKKYAGRNDVKLSNAALSSNIGEASFHVNNSLLTNSLLESAKSEDKGTSIYDTNEKIIVSTNTIDNYCLVEKIEKINILKIDVQGADLMVLKGAEKALESRKIDLIFIEVEFVELYDKQPLFHDISTYLHSKGYYLYSLYNMSISDQGQLIYGDAVFISPDIKL, from the coding sequence ATGAAAAAAATTAGAAAAGCTATTGTTAAAGGATTAGCGAAAATTGGAATCACACCATATGTTTATTACGCTTTTAAGTGGAATGATCCCTTTTTAATAAAAAATAAATTATTTAACAAAGTTGAAAATCAAATAATATTTGATGTCGGGGCTTTTGATGGCAGGAGTATTGAACGCTATAAAAAAGCATTTCCTAAAAGCACAATTTTTTCATTTGAGCCAACTCCAGGGATATATGCTGGACTTCAAAAAAAATATGCAGGGAGGAACGATGTAAAATTATCAAATGCAGCGCTTTCTTCGAACATTGGAGAGGCTTCTTTTCATGTAAATAATTCACTGTTAACGAATTCTTTGCTTGAATCGGCAAAAAGTGAGGATAAGGGGACAAGTATTTATGATACGAATGAGAAAATAATTGTCTCGACAAATACAATTGATAATTATTGTCTGGTTGAAAAAATTGAAAAAATTAATATACTTAAAATAGATGTTCAGGGAGCAGATCTAATGGTGCTAAAAGGCGCCGAAAAAGCTTTAGAGAGTAGAAAGATAGATTTAATATTTATTGAGGTTGAATTTGTAGAATTATATGATAAGCAACCACTTTTTCATGATATAAGCACTTATCTCCACTCAAAAGGATATTATCTTTATTCCTTATATAATATGAGTATATCAGACCAGGGGCAGTTAATATACGGTGATGCAGTGTTTATAAGTCCGGATATAAAACTGTAA
- a CDS encoding glycosyltransferase, which translates to MPTRKLLVLRLVLPFFNNIIAVNQKLKEWTEKEMRAKNVIYLPNFPLNANQASGNTVLKGFQGKRIVSLANLREDKDHFLLLEVAKKVHDFYPDWTFHLIGKDFEDDYSKEIKKKISDFNLGDNVFIYGSRQDVPEILAQADIAVLTSKSEGLPVVLLEYGLYKKAVVVTRVGEVPMIVQHGKNGFIVDSNQPDLFYLSLEELILNNLLRIDFGNTLHGVIKADYTAENVMKKYLKWLVS; encoded by the coding sequence ATGCCTACAAGAAAATTATTAGTTTTAAGACTCGTTCTCCCTTTTTTTAATAATATTATAGCGGTAAATCAAAAGTTAAAGGAGTGGACTGAAAAAGAAATGCGTGCTAAAAATGTTATTTATTTGCCGAATTTTCCTTTAAATGCAAATCAGGCGTCTGGAAATACTGTTTTGAAAGGATTTCAGGGGAAACGGATTGTATCTCTTGCAAACCTTAGAGAGGATAAGGATCATTTTTTATTATTGGAAGTGGCAAAAAAAGTCCACGACTTTTATCCGGACTGGACATTCCATTTAATAGGGAAAGATTTTGAAGATGATTATTCGAAAGAAATAAAGAAAAAAATCTCTGATTTTAATCTAGGAGATAATGTTTTTATATACGGCTCCAGACAAGACGTCCCGGAAATTTTAGCACAAGCTGATATCGCTGTTTTAACATCAAAATCTGAAGGCCTTCCGGTGGTACTTTTAGAATATGGATTGTATAAAAAAGCTGTTGTTGTAACGCGGGTAGGAGAAGTACCCATGATTGTTCAACATGGAAAAAATGGTTTTATAGTTGATTCAAATCAACCTGATTTGTTTTATCTATCTTTAGAAGAATTGATTTTAAATAATCTTTTGAGAATTGATTTTGGAAATACACTTCATGGTGTTATTAAGGCTGATTATACTGCAGAAAATGTAATGAAAAAATATTTAAAATGGCTAGTCAGTTAA
- a CDS encoding MBOAT family O-acyltransferase, translated as MFFNSITFAVFLPIVFFLYWFVFNKNKNTQNTLLIVASYYFYSCWDWRFLFLLVFSTFLDYFTGIQIEKSNSEKGRKFWFWLSISVNLGFLGIFKYYNFFASSFAQMFTSFGFKVSPFLLNVILPVGISFYTFHGLSYVIDIYYKRIKAEYNFVDYSLFVSYFPLLVAGPIERATHLLPQVKVKREFNFEKAKEGIYQIIWGLVKKVIIADTCATYANAIFDHYTAMNTFSLILGAVYFAFQIYGDFSGYSDIALGTSKLFGLDLLRNFNYPYFSRDIAEFWRRWHISLSSWFRDYLYIPLGGSKGGLWMKIRNTFIIFVVSGFWHGANWTYIAWGFINAFYFLPLLLSNSNRDNMGPIELKWDFDSVKTLLSIFSTFLITCVAWVFFRAKTITDAVLYLKRILLNGDFSFQYLANERYNYELLLMIALFVLVEWNNRNKTEPISGKRSLLKAALAIFTIIAFGTFSDYKEFIYFQF; from the coding sequence ATGTTTTTCAACTCCATAACTTTTGCTGTTTTTCTTCCGATAGTCTTTTTTCTTTATTGGTTTGTTTTTAATAAAAATAAAAACACGCAAAATACTCTATTAATCGTTGCCAGTTACTATTTCTATTCCTGCTGGGACTGGAGATTCTTATTTTTATTAGTTTTCTCTACATTTCTGGATTATTTTACCGGAATTCAAATCGAAAAAAGTAACTCCGAAAAAGGAAGAAAGTTTTGGTTCTGGCTTAGTATTTCAGTAAACTTAGGCTTTTTAGGAATTTTTAAATACTATAATTTCTTTGCCTCTTCATTTGCACAAATGTTCACTTCTTTTGGATTTAAAGTAAGCCCATTTCTGTTAAATGTGATTCTTCCGGTTGGTATTTCATTCTACACTTTTCATGGACTGTCCTATGTAATTGATATCTATTACAAAAGAATTAAAGCAGAATATAATTTTGTAGATTATTCATTGTTTGTAAGCTATTTTCCTCTGCTTGTTGCCGGTCCAATCGAAAGAGCGACGCATTTACTTCCTCAGGTTAAAGTAAAAAGAGAGTTTAATTTTGAAAAAGCGAAAGAGGGAATTTACCAAATCATTTGGGGATTGGTAAAAAAAGTAATAATTGCCGACACTTGTGCCACTTATGCCAATGCAATTTTTGATCACTATACGGCAATGAATACCTTCTCATTAATTTTAGGAGCTGTTTATTTCGCATTTCAGATTTATGGCGATTTTTCAGGCTATTCAGACATAGCTTTGGGAACTTCAAAATTGTTTGGATTAGACTTACTACGAAACTTCAATTATCCTTATTTTTCAAGAGATATAGCTGAGTTCTGGCGCCGCTGGCACATTTCACTTTCATCCTGGTTTCGCGATTATTTGTATATTCCTTTAGGTGGAAGCAAAGGCGGTCTTTGGATGAAAATTAGAAATACTTTTATCATTTTTGTGGTAAGTGGTTTCTGGCATGGGGCCAATTGGACGTACATTGCCTGGGGTTTTATAAACGCATTTTATTTTTTGCCTTTGCTTTTGTCCAACAGCAACAGAGATAATATGGGACCAATAGAATTAAAGTGGGATTTTGATTCTGTAAAAACATTATTAAGTATTTTTTCAACCTTTTTGATTACTTGTGTTGCCTGGGTATTCTTTAGGGCAAAGACCATAACAGATGCTGTTTTGTATTTGAAACGGATACTTTTAAACGGTGATTTTAGTTTTCAGTATTTAGCTAATGAACGTTATAATTATGAATTGCTCTTAATGATCGCATTATTTGTTTTGGTGGAATGGAACAATCGTAATAAAACAGAACCCATTTCAGGAAAAAGAAGTTTGCTAAAAGCTGCTTTGGCAATATTTACTATAATAGCTTTCGGCACCTTTTCAGATTACAAAGAGTTTATATATTTTCAGTTTTAG
- a CDS encoding glycosyltransferase family 4 protein, with amino-acid sequence MTLLSAVLLDYFYTSVYLASDKRNKIDFVYNSKNRNYDVVILGSSRANNHFVSAMFEQKGLKTYNYGMSGGHLFEASLILKLMIERNYKIKTLILESDLNLSNEHQSEGVSAKYLPYIHSSEIVRKHFENETDFNELYYIPFYRYIKYETKIGIREVFFSMIQKKSKLLEDGGYYSLGNTKGNMKNNIVNLNPLPHNKYYEEIKNTCKANNIKFIAIMTPMCENVAGMNYFDKVKKAYPEIHNYENVVVDNKYFSSCGHMNDAGARLFTARILKDFLRNKNMHIAFLTPEYPHKRVSHAAGIGTSIKNLVDVLVTTEVQVSIFVYGQKEDAVFEEDNVKIHLIKNQNYKFLGWFLHRKHIQNYLNKYIVSDAVDLIEAPDWTGITAFMKLKAPLIIRFHGSDTYFCHLEKRRQKLKNFWFEKLAIGKATAFIAPTHFAGELSKQLFHIRNKTVKTIHSGLKLSDFHNTNPLVYQKGLVLYIGTIIRKKGVLELPSIFKKVRCEFPDAQMVLIGSDSYDVQTNSKSTWEILKQELDSGDLDAVSYLGKIPYQQVQEYIKKAHVCVFPTFAETFGMVTIESMAMQKPVVNSNIGWAQELIVDEESGFLVHPSNHNLYADRIVELLKNKDLANDMGNKARLRVEDNFDTGQLVKLNIEFYSKIINTILR; translated from the coding sequence ATGACGCTGCTATCAGCAGTACTATTAGATTATTTTTATACTAGTGTTTATTTAGCATCTGATAAACGTAATAAAATTGACTTTGTTTACAATTCTAAAAATAGAAATTATGATGTAGTAATTCTGGGATCATCAAGGGCAAATAATCACTTTGTTAGCGCAATGTTTGAACAAAAGGGGCTAAAAACATATAATTACGGAATGAGTGGCGGACATTTGTTTGAAGCATCTTTAATTCTGAAGCTGATGATCGAGCGTAATTATAAAATTAAAACACTGATCTTAGAGTCTGATTTGAATTTATCAAACGAACATCAGTCAGAAGGTGTCTCTGCAAAGTATTTACCTTACATACATAGTTCAGAAATTGTGAGAAAGCATTTTGAAAACGAAACAGATTTTAATGAGTTGTATTATATCCCATTTTATCGTTATATTAAATATGAAACAAAAATTGGAATAAGAGAGGTGTTTTTTAGTATGATTCAGAAAAAATCAAAATTGTTAGAAGATGGAGGCTATTATTCTTTAGGAAATACAAAAGGCAATATGAAAAATAATATTGTAAACCTTAATCCTTTGCCTCATAACAAATACTATGAAGAAATAAAAAACACTTGCAAAGCAAACAATATTAAATTTATTGCAATAATGACTCCAATGTGTGAAAATGTTGCTGGGATGAATTACTTTGATAAAGTAAAAAAAGCGTATCCCGAAATTCATAATTATGAAAATGTGGTTGTGGATAATAAATATTTCTCTTCCTGCGGGCATATGAACGATGCTGGTGCAAGGTTATTCACCGCAAGAATTCTAAAAGATTTTTTAAGAAATAAAAACATGCATATTGCTTTTTTAACTCCTGAATACCCCCACAAACGTGTAAGTCATGCTGCGGGAATTGGTACAAGTATTAAAAATCTTGTGGATGTTTTAGTCACAACAGAAGTACAAGTTTCTATTTTTGTTTATGGACAAAAAGAAGATGCTGTTTTTGAGGAAGATAATGTGAAGATACACTTGATAAAAAATCAAAACTATAAATTCTTAGGTTGGTTCTTACACCGAAAACACATTCAAAATTACCTTAATAAATACATTGTTTCTGATGCTGTCGATTTAATTGAAGCTCCTGACTGGACAGGAATTACAGCGTTTATGAAACTGAAAGCACCGTTGATAATTCGTTTTCACGGAAGCGATACTTATTTTTGCCATTTAGAAAAACGAAGGCAAAAACTTAAAAATTTTTGGTTTGAAAAATTAGCAATTGGCAAAGCTACAGCATTTATTGCACCTACTCATTTTGCCGGCGAATTGTCAAAACAACTTTTTCATATTAGAAATAAAACAGTAAAAACAATTCATTCAGGATTGAAGTTGAGTGATTTTCACAATACTAATCCATTGGTCTATCAGAAAGGGCTGGTTTTATACATAGGTACTATTATTCGAAAAAAAGGAGTCCTCGAATTACCTTCAATTTTTAAGAAAGTCAGGTGTGAGTTTCCAGATGCACAGATGGTTTTAATTGGCAGTGATTCTTATGATGTTCAGACAAATTCTAAATCAACCTGGGAGATTTTGAAACAAGAATTAGATAGCGGAGATTTGGATGCTGTTTCATATTTGGGTAAAATACCTTATCAGCAAGTTCAGGAATATATTAAAAAAGCACATGTTTGTGTTTTTCCTACTTTTGCAGAAACTTTCGGTATGGTAACAATTGAATCTATGGCAATGCAGAAACCCGTTGTTAATAGTAATATAGGCTGGGCTCAGGAATTGATTGTTGATGAAGAAAGTGGTTTTTTGGTTCATCCTTCAAATCATAATTTGTATGCAGACAGAATTGTTGAGTTGTTAAAAAATAAAGATCTTGCAAATGATATGGGCAATAAAGCAAGATTAAGAGTAGAGGATAATTTTGATACGGGACAACTAGTAAAATTAAATATAGAATTTTATTCTAAGATTATAAATACAATTCTAAGATAA